In Oceaniferula marina, the following proteins share a genomic window:
- a CDS encoding TIGR01777 family oxidoreductase, producing the protein MQILITGSTGLLGRALSRKLRAAGHKVIGLSRRKAGSGSTAFWDPEQGVIELPEGQALDAVIHLAGENIADGRWSDAKKERVVQSRVASTRLLVEHLVAMPTPPKVIISASGIGYYGETGDESVDESSPSGDLFISEVCRDWEHASMLATDAGIRVVHARLGMVISGEGGALVKMLPAFKLGLGGVVGSGRQWMSWIGLNDVVGLLELMLEDERLMGAVNLVAPEPSTNREFTHVLARVLKRPALVPMPVFLVKLLFGQMGEELLLASCRVSPQVVLDSGYDYCHRSLEAALTAAVAGEM; encoded by the coding sequence GGCCTTGTCCCGAAAGTTGCGTGCGGCGGGGCATAAGGTGATTGGACTTTCGCGAAGGAAAGCAGGCTCCGGTTCTACAGCATTCTGGGATCCGGAGCAGGGTGTGATTGAGCTTCCTGAGGGGCAGGCCTTGGATGCTGTGATTCATCTGGCTGGTGAAAATATTGCCGACGGTCGCTGGTCGGATGCGAAAAAAGAGCGGGTGGTGCAGAGTCGGGTTGCTAGCACACGTTTGTTGGTAGAGCATTTGGTAGCGATGCCCACCCCTCCCAAGGTGATCATATCAGCTTCCGGGATTGGGTATTATGGAGAAACGGGAGATGAAAGCGTGGATGAGTCTTCACCTTCGGGGGACTTGTTTATTTCCGAAGTGTGCAGGGACTGGGAACATGCAAGTATGCTTGCCACTGATGCCGGAATACGCGTTGTTCATGCACGACTGGGGATGGTGATCAGCGGTGAAGGGGGGGCGTTGGTAAAGATGCTGCCAGCATTTAAATTGGGGCTCGGTGGTGTGGTCGGCTCGGGTCGCCAGTGGATGAGTTGGATCGGGCTGAATGATGTGGTCGGTTTGCTTGAACTTATGCTAGAGGATGAGCGTTTGATGGGAGCGGTGAACCTTGTCGCTCCCGAGCCATCGACCAACCGGGAATTTACCCATGTGTTAGCCCGTGTATTGAAGCGGCCAGCTCTGGTGCCAATGCCGGTATTTCTGGTGAAGTTATTATTTGGTCAGATGGGGGAGGAGTTGCTGTTAGCAAGCTGCCGTGTCTCACCGCAGGTGGTGTTGGACTCTGGATATGATTACTGCCACCGGAGTTTGGAGGCTGCACTCACTGCCGCTGTGGCAGGTGAAATGTAG